From a single Tachypleus tridentatus isolate NWPU-2018 chromosome 6, ASM421037v1, whole genome shotgun sequence genomic region:
- the LOC143252627 gene encoding sepiapterin reductase-like, with protein sequence MNATKVNWEIPSLCVITGASRGLGRVLSLSLIKKLPRNSIIALIARSENGLKETKQLIKECGKETQVITAPMDLNTVSATEVEQLLAKLCQCVESSPVKIDQAFLIHNAGTIGDISRHASSFKDSDEITRYFNLNFNSAVVLTSVFLEKILKYKTKFRHIINISSLASQKAVNGWALYCSGKAARNMYFKVLAQEDPSLNVICYGPGPLETDMMKDILEHAFPEVRAFIQKLSNEGKVLKCETTVARLFTVLEEGKFKSGNYVDVFEKL encoded by the exons ATGAACGCAACAAAAGTGAATTGGGAGATTCCTTCTCTCTGCGTAATTACCGGTGCAAGTCGAGGATTAGGTAGAGTACTTAGTTTAAGCTTAATCAAGAAATTACCGCGAAATTCGATTATTGCATTGATTGCTCGAAGTGAAAACGGattaaaagaaacaaagcaaTTAATTAAAGAATGTGGTAAAGAAACACAAGTAATAACAGCACCAATGGACTTGAATACAGTTTCTGCAACAGAGGTGGAACAGCTTTTGGCCAAATTATGTCAATGTGTAGAAAGTTCCCCAGTGAAAATTGATCAAGCATTTTTGATTCATAATGCCGGTACCATTGGTGATATATCCAGGCATGCTTCATCATTTAAAGACAGTGATgaaataacaagatattttaacttaaattttaactCGGCTGTAGTTTTAACCTCAGTATTCCTTGAAAAGattcttaaatataaaactaaatttcgACACATAATTAACATTTCTTCTTTAGCATCACAAAAAGCTGTTAATGGCTGGGCCCTTTACTGTTCAG GAAAGGCTGCCAGAAACATGTATTTCAAAGTTCTAGCCCAGGAAGACCCAAGTTTGAATGTTATTTGTTATGGGCCAGGACCATTGGAAACAGATATGATGAAGGATATACTTGAACATGCTTTCCCAGAAGTCAGAGCTTTCATTCAAA AACTTTCCAATGaaggaaaagttttaaaatgcgAAACTACAGTGGCTCGGCTGTTCACTGTTCTGGAGGAAGGCAAGTTTAAGTCTGGAAACTATGTAGATGTGTTTGAGAAGTTGTAA
- the LOC143252630 gene encoding pituitary tumor-transforming gene 1 protein-interacting protein-like codes for MRNMNVIRHVGLITVLSVVLMICHGQTTEENTEDNAKAIDSDVTGITDRPTSSSTRNVESITESKSTTVSPAHGEACAQHNDSCEDCVTSSAKCYYCYKSRQCSYYPYSHLVPRYDECGSLGDMAWGTCLINFEALIISLSVISGVIILAIIICCCCCCRKRKRRAMERDQARWEQQREERRLRTEERKKERQARTEEIRRKYGLMKNDNPYQRFDA; via the exons ATGAGAAATATGAATGTGATAAGACATGTGGGCTTAATAACTGTTCTAAGTGTGGTACTTATGATTTGTCATGGACAAACTACTGAGGAAAATACAGAAGATAATGCTAAAGCAATTGATTCTGATGTTACTGGTATAACTGATAGACCTACTAGCTCCAGCACTAGAAATGTTGAAAGTATCACTGAAagcaaatcaacaacagtttctCCAGCCCATGGAGAGG CATGTGCTCAACACAATGATTCATGTGAAGACTGTGTCACGTCAAGTGCCAAG TGTTACTATTGTTACAAAAGTAGACAATGCTCCTATTATCCATATAGCCACCTTGTGCCCCGATATGATGAGTGTGGATCCCTCGGAGATATGGCGTGGGGAACATGTCTTa ttaacttTGAGGCCTTAATCATCAGCTTGAGTGTTATTAGCGGTGTAATTATTTTAGCCATCATTATCTGTTGTTGCTGTTGCTGCAGAAAACGAAAGAGGAGAGCAATGGAAAGAGACCAGGCTCGTTGGGAGCAGCAACGTGAGGAGCGTAGATTAAGAACTGAGGAAAG GAAGAAAGAAAGACAAGCTAGAACTGAAGAAATTCGTCGTAAATATG GTTTGATGAAGAATGACAATCCATACCAACGATTTGATGCCTGA